The following coding sequences are from one Triticum aestivum cultivar Chinese Spring chromosome 5A, IWGSC CS RefSeq v2.1, whole genome shotgun sequence window:
- the LOC123104133 gene encoding sodium/hydrogen exchanger 6, whose product MRMEAGAGAYYAAAPHQGAMPGFGGAVDEQQAAGVGILLQISMLVLSFVLGHLLRRRKFYYLPEASASLLIGMIVGGFANISNTQKSTRRWFNFREDFFLLFLLPPIIFQSGFNLAPKPFFSNFGAIITFAILGTFIASIVTGLLVYLAGLIFIIYRLPLVECMMFGALVSATDPVTVLSIFQELGTDVNLYALVFGESVLNDAVAISLYRTMASMRTSSSGQNIFLVILRFLENFVGSMSSGVGVGLISALLFKYAELGVENLHNLESCLFVLFPYFSYMLAEGLGLSGIVSILFTGIVMKRYTFYNLSEDSQRFTARFFHLLSSLAEAFIFIYMGFDIAMERQSWSHIGFIFFSIVFILVARAANVFSCAYMLNLARPPNSQIPREYQLALWYSGLRGAMAFALALQSVHDLPDGHGETIFTATTSIVVLTVLLIGGSTGTMLEALQVVGDSNRYRHPYEENFEGSSEEGTPSKSKFQLKLRDLRRSTSSFALLDRNYLTPIFTSQHEDDDDDDDNDDDSSGEVLGIPRPSA is encoded by the exons atgaggatggaGGCGGGGGCGGGGGCGTACTACGCGGCGGCGCCGCACCAGGGCGCGATGCCGGGGTTCGGCGGGGCGGTGGACGAGCAGCAGGCGGCGGGGGTGGGGATCCTGCTGCAGATATCCATGCTGGTGCTCTCCTTCGTGCTCggccacctcctccgccgccgcaagttctacTACCTGCCCGAGGCCAGCGCATCCCTCCTCATCG GAATGATTGTTGGAGGGTTTGCTAACATATCAAACACTCAGAAAAGTACTAG GAGATGGTTCAATTTTCGGGAGGACTTCTTCCTTCTCTTTTTGCTTCCTCCAATTATATT TCAGTCAGGGTTCAACTTAGCACCA AAACCATTCTTTTCAAACTTCGGTGCCATCATAACTTTCGCAATCCTGGGAACCTTCATTGCTTCCATTGTGACGGGTCTTCTAGT CTACCTTGCTGGGTTAATATTCATCATCTATAGGTTGCCTCTGGTCGAATGTATGATGTTTGGTGCTCTTGTGTCGGCAACAGATCCTGTAACTGTTTTGTCTATATTTCAG GAACTTGGCACCGATGTGAACCTCTATGCTCTTGTTTTTGGAGAATCGGTTCTAAATGATGCT GTGGCTATATCCTTGTACAG GACCATGGCATCAATGAGGACAAGTTCTTCCGGACAGAATATTTTCCTAGTTATCTTGAGGTTTCTTGAGAACTTTGTTGGTTCTATGTCATCAG GCGTTGGAGTTGGGCTTATTTCTGCTCTC CTCTTCAAGTATGCAGAACTTGGCGTAGAGAA CTTACATAATCTGGAGAGCTGCTTGTTTGTGCTTTTCCCTTACTTCTC GTACATGTTAGCTGAAGGCCTTGGCCTGTCTGGCATTGTTTCTATTCTCTTTACCGGGATT GTGATGAAGAGATACACATTTTATAACTTGTCAGAAGATTCTCAGCGTTTTACTGCTCGTTTTTTCCATTTGCTTTCATCACTAGCAGAAGCATTCAT ATTCATATACATGGGGTTCGATATTGCAATGGAACGTCAAAGCTGGTCTCATATTGGATTCATATTTTTCTCAATT GTTTTCATATTAGTTGCAAG GGCTGCAAATGTCTTCTCTTGTGCATACATGTTGAATTTGGCACGACCACCAAATTCCCAAATACCTAGGGAATATCAGCTGGCCCTCTGGTATAGCG GACTTAGAGGAGCTATGGCTTTTGCCCTTGCTCTTCAGTCAGTTCATGATCTTCCTGACGGGCATGGGGAGACAATTTTCACCGCTACGACATCTATTGTTGTTCTAACT GTACTTCTGATCGGAGGTTCAACTGGAACAATGCTCGAAGCCCTACAAGTAGTCGGGGATAGTAACCGTTATCGGCACCCGTACGAG GAGAATTTTGAGGGAAGCAGTGAGGAAGGGACACCTAGTAAGAGCAAATTCCAATTGAAACTCAGAGATCTCCGGAGAAG CACTTCCTCTTTTGCTTTATTGGACAGGAATTATCTCACTCCCATTTTTACCTCTCAACAcgaggacgatgatgatgatgacgacaacgatgatgATTCTT CAGGTGAAGTGTTGGGGATACCCAGGCCCAGCGCCTAG